CATTATTTGCTTTTGCAGTGGAATTCGGCTTTTTCCCTTTATCGGAATCGACGAATTCAATCACCGTTCCAAATGCCTTGGCCTTATCGCAGAAGGTTCCTTCTGATTGAGATACGGTAATATTTGCGATAGCCTGGGAGCCTTTCAGATTTGCCTTCTTGAACAATTCTTCAATGGCCGCATTTCGGGCAATCCCGCTATTGAAACAACGGGATGTCGAGGCTTCGACATTTTTTATAACGACAAAGTTCGCTTCGGACAGAACGACGTTCGTTTGGAATTCGTTGTGCGTGTAAAACGATTCCATCTGGGTCGTGCATGCAGACAGAATTGCCAGGACAAATATTAAAAGTAATTTTTTCATATTACCTCTCAATATAAATACCAGTTCCACTCCAGTTCATAATTGGAGGCTTTGCTATCTTGCTGATAAACCTTTTCTCTTGGATCAAGCAAACCGACACTT
This genomic interval from uncultured Fibrobacter sp. contains the following:
- a CDS encoding DUF6567 family protein translates to MKKLLLIFVLAILSACTTQMESFYTHNEFQTNVVLSEANFVVIKNVEASTSRCFNSGIARNAAIEELFKKANLKGSQAIANITVSQSEGTFCDKAKAFGTVIEFVDSDKGKKPNSTAKANNVNSACDRAVWGDACGD